One Mus musculus strain C57BL/6J chromosome Y, GRCm38.p6 C57BL/6J DNA segment encodes these proteins:
- the Gm21184 gene encoding Y-linked testis-specific protein 1-like, translating to MTSLKKKSRRKPSSQALGNIVGCRISHGWKEGNEPVTHWKAIILGQLPTNPSLYLVKYDGIDSVYGQELHSDERILNLKVLPHKVVFPQVRDVHLAGALVGREVQHKFEGKDGSEDNWSGMVLAQVPFLQDYFYISYKKDPVLYVYQLLDDYKEGNLHIIPETPLAEARSGDDNDFLIGSWVQYTRDDGSKKFRKVVYKVLANPTVYFIKFLGDLHIYVYTLVSNIT from the coding sequence atgacatcactcaagaagaagagtaggaggaagccttcttcccaggccctggggaatattgttggctgcagaatttctcacgggtggaaggaaggtaatgagcctgtcacccattggaaggccatcattctaggtcaactgccaacaaacccttctctttatttggtgaagtatgacggaattgacagtgtctacggacaggagctccacagcgatgagaggattttaaatcttaaggtcttgcctcacaaagtagtttttcctcaggtgagggatgtccacctcgcaggcgcactggttggcagagaggtacaacacaaatttgaggggaaagatggctctgaggacaactggagtgggatggtgctagcccaggtgccattcttacaggactatttttacatttcctacaagaaggatccggtcctctacgtctatcagctcctggatgactacaaggaaggtaacctccacatcattccagagacccctctggctgaggcgagatcaggtgatgacaatgacttcttaataggttcctgggtgcagtacaccagagatgatggatccaaaaagtttagaaaggttgtttacaaagttctagccaatcctactgtgtactttatcaaatttctcggtgacctccatatctatgtctatactctggtgtcaaatatcacttaa